In Myxococcus stipitatus, the sequence TGAGCGGCGCAGTCGGGGGACGAGCGGCCCGCTCACGGCGACGAAGAAGAAGGCGGGCAGGAAGATGCCCACGGTGGCGACCACGGCCCCGGTGGGTCCGCCGAGCACGTAGCCGATGAAGGTCGCCGTGGTGAACACCGGCCCTGGCGTCACCTGGCCCACGGCGACCGCGTCCAGGAGCTGGGCCTCGGTGAGCCAGCCGAAGCGCTCCACCAGGTCCGCGCGGAGGAAGGCCAGCAGCACGTAGCCGCTGCCGTAGAGCACGGAGCCCACCTTCAGGAAGAAGAGGAACAACCCCTGTTGGGAGAACGGCGCCGCCGACGCCCCCAGCGACAGGGGCAGGGCCAGGGGCCAGGGTGACAGGCTCAACGGTTCCTCGCGATGGGCGCGAGCGCGCTCCGCCATACGCCACGCGAGGACGGCGAGGCCGGCGAGCAGGAGCAGCCACAGCTCGTTCACGCCGAGGAAGGCGGCGGTGGTGGCGCCAAGCCCCACGACGGCGGCGAGCCGTGTCTTCACCACGGTGCGGGACAATCCCCAGAGCGCCTGGAGGACGACGGCGATGATGACGGCCTTCACGCCATGGAGCAGCGCGCTCACGTCGGGCAGGGCGCCGAA encodes:
- the chrA gene encoding chromate efflux transporter; translated protein: MPPLESPPSEQATPPPRAQALKELALLFFRLGTTAFGGPAAHIAMMEDEVVRRRHWLSREEFVDLLGAANLIPGPNSTELAIHIGHRLAGWPGLLVAGSCFILPAFLIVSAIAWGYARFGALPDVSALLHGVKAVIIAVVLQALWGLSRTVVKTRLAAVVGLGATTAAFLGVNELWLLLLAGLAVLAWRMAERARAHREEPLSLSPWPLALPLSLGASAAPFSQQGLFLFFLKVGSVLYGSGYVLLAFLRADLVERFGWLTEAQLLDAVAVGQVTPGPVFTTATFIGYVLGGPTGAVVATVGIFLPAFFFVAVSGPLVPRLRRSWAAGAFLDGVNVASLALMAVVTWDLGRAALVDAWTVGLAALSALLLIRYRVNSVWLVLGGAAVGWLVGAGFMKA